A stretch of DNA from Schizosaccharomyces osmophilus chromosome 2, complete sequence:
AGTATACATCGCACACTGGAAATTCAAATGcgaaggaaaaagaaagacacTAGATAAATAACCACCACCTTCACATTTTTACGATACATGCAAATGTTCGTCTGACTCTTCAACGGCGAAATTCCGTTCGCTCAAAGAAGTCGATGGCATTGATTGTGTAGCAGAAGGTGTCCATGTcatatttttgcttttttgagGATGAAGAAAGCGACAACTAGGATTCAAGCAGGGATTGTATCTGCAGACAACTGGGATTGTTCCTTTGAAGGGAAGGGTAGTGCCAAACGCTGGAGATGGATGACCTTCAACGCAATCCGAGTTTTTACAGTCTCTCCCGGCGGAACACATTTTGCTACTAAGAACCATTCCTTCACCAGGAGTTGCAGCAGGAGTAGGGTGAGCAAAAACACAATCGGAACGAGTACATTTATCGGCGTATTTACAGAGAGgtatttcttcatcatgTTTAAAAAAACGTTTCGCAGGCGGTACGGCGGGTTTTGTTGCACTAAAGGAAGGAGCCATTGGATTAAATCTCTGCTTTGAAACAGCGCTGCTTTTTAACTTTTGACCAACGCGTTCTGATTGAAGAGGTTTTTCTTCACGCAATTCGTTTCTTGTATCATTGCCCGTAACTGTGCTAGTCTCCGGCAAACTTTCTTGGGGAATCTCTATAGGTACAGAAGGGgggttttcaaaatattgttGTCCACTTTCATTTGATGTCTCCATTTCTCGCGAAGAATCAAACACTCGTAACTCATCAAATAACCACTGAGAAAAATTTGAGTCAAATTCGGGTCCGATCAAATCCACAAGTTCTTCAGTAACCTGTGATTGGTCTTTTCCGTTTCCAATCATTACGAAAATGAAGTCCGTTAAAGAAGCTGCTTCTTCTGCCCAGCCATATTCGGCCAGTTTTGTTTCCACAAGCTGATGAAGCTTTGCGTTACTTTCCTGATTTTCCAGTATCGCTGCCATTTTGAatacttttcctttaaacCGAAAAAGGACTAAGATACAGTCAAGAACTTTTTTCCCCGATGAAAAAGTCTATACAGCAAGTTGGGATGAGACAAAGAACGGAACAACAAACAACCAATTCTGCTTCTCTTATAGAATTCAGGTAAAGCACTAATTTCCACAAAAAGCACGTTTCAAGCCGACAGTGACCTGAATTTGAATCCTGTTTTGATAATTCTTCTTAAAACACTACCCAAATCGATCCAAAAATGTTAAATTATGAATATAACGgatcaaaaagaaaacacttCCCGGTAAGTTCACTTTGGTTCTTGGTTTCATGTCTTTTGCATCGTACTTCTCTTTCTCCTTCCACTACCGTCATAAAACCGTTTTACGGAACTCAACGCAGTGAGCAAATAGAGAGccaattcttgaaaatatGAAGCTATTATAGACAGTTTTGTGAATTGCTCAtatctctttcttttttttttctttttaaattataCATTGTCGATTCCAACTTACCCGTACTCCTATGTCCAAAGAAGCCAGGTAACAACGAAATAAGTAACAACACTAGGATTACAAGTAGAGATTCGGAACCCGCTAGCAACAAGCATTGCATACTGCATACTGGTTTATTTCATACAATTGCTAGAGACTGATGGGATTTTTTGCATAGAAACCGAGTTTTATGCTGATAATACATTCGTTTCACTTTTAAAAGGTTTCTGGACTGTTCAATCTCTTGTAAGCCTCATCGCGCACTAGAATAACAGGTCGGCGAAATCTATATTCACCGAAGGCTTTAGGGATTGTCTGTACGAATAGTGAAATTTACTGGAAGcgatttttcctttttgcatatatttattattacaTATTGGAAAAGTGAGATTGACGCTTTGTgtgtttttggaatttctttattcatATAGAATTTGTCTCATATTATTTGGTTGAGTTTTTtgaacttttcttttatcaCACGAGTTTTGTTATAACCATTTTTATTGAGTTattaaaaattgaagaaggatCACAtaagaagaggaaaatagaaaactaTGAGTCGCCGAGATGATGAACATACCCCTTTACTGGTCTCCGATCCATCTGTAAATAGAGCCTATCGTTCGCGGACTCCATCTCCGAAAAGAGAATATTGCTCTTCTTGTCCCTTGCTCTCTCGAAGCTCTactgaaaacgaaaacggTGCATCTTCTACAGTAGGTAATACCACAACATCAGACAGCAAACATAATTTAGCATCTCAAAGTTCCTCTTCTCATCAGAGTTATAAGGCTACGGATAACAATGAACCTGTATCGTTTAATGACCCAGAAGACCAAAGCCGAGCGTTTAGTGATGAAGGCTGTAGTAGAATAGATTGTTGCATGGATACCACTCCTAGACTTAGAAGGCGGTTGATTTCACCTTTATTAGTATTGCCgttaaattttattaatgCGTTCGCATGGGCCATGATTGaaattcctcttttgtttcttcttcggcAAGGTCTCTGTGCCAAACATTATGGCCTTGATCCCTCTGGACTAACGCCAGGTGATCCAATGTGCCGTCTTCCTGAAATTACTGCAGGTGTTTCAAAATATCGTGCTGCGTTTGGCTCTGTGGCTGCGTTCCTTGGACTATTATCCACTGCCTATTATGGTACACTAGGCGATATTTATGGCAGAAGACTCGTCTTGATGATAgctgtattttttttactgaTTGGtgatttgtttcttctctaTCAATCATATACATCAAgtcaattttctttcattttactaTCTGCGTGCTTGAAAGGTATAGGAGGGTATGTCTCTACAATACT
This window harbors:
- the nab2 gene encoding poly(A) binding protein Nab2; translation: MAAILENQESNAKLHQLVETKLAEYGWAEEAASLTDFIFVMIGNGKDQSQVTEELVDLIGPEFDSNFSQWLFDELRVFDSSREMETSNESGQQYFENPPSVPIEIPQESLPETSTVTGNDTRNELREEKPLQSERVGQKLKSSAVSKQRFNPMAPSFSATKPAVPPAKRFFKHDEEIPLCKYADKCTRSDCVFAHPTPAATPGEGMVLSSKMCSAGRDCKNSDCVEGHPSPAFGTTLPFKGTIPVVCRYNPCLNPSCRFLHPQKSKNMTWTPSATQSMPSTSLSERNFAVEESDEHLHVS